The genomic stretch CAGGTTGTGGATGTGGCCATCGTCGTGGCCTACTCGTTCGGCGTGACCTACGTCATCGCAAAGGTCGTCGATACGGTGATGGGCCTGCGGGTCACCGAGGAAGAGGAGTATGTCGGACTGGACATCGCCCAGCACGGTGAGTCCGTGCGGGTGTGAGGTGGTGCGGATGAAGATGGTTACCGCAGTCATACGGCCCGAGATGTTCGATGCCGTGAGGACGGCACTCGAGGCAGGCGGCATCTATGGGATGACCGTGAGCGAAGTGATAGGGCGGGGGGCGCAGAAGGGTATTGCCCTCAAGTTCAGGGGAAAGACGGTGCCGGTCGAACTCATCCCGAAGGTGAAGATCGAGATGGTCGTCAGGGATGCCGATGTCGACAGGGTCATCGGTATCTGCCGGGCGAACGGCCGTACCGGCAAGCCCGGCGACGGCAGGATCTTCGTCCTGCCGGTGGAGAGCATCTGTCGGGTGCGGACGGATCTGGAGGAGCTGGAGGATCCGGAGGAAGCGTAACTTTTTTTTGGGTTTTTTGGAGGGGTTTTGCCTGGGATTTAATCTTTGATAGTGTCTGCACGTTAGACGTGCTGTCTGCCGCACCTTTGACCCGTCGCCATTTATACTGTCGGTGCTTGAACTCCTTTCCTGGAGGAACGTCATCTTCCGCATGGGTTCGTGTCCTCCGGTCAATCACAACTCATGCACGGCTTTCCATGGGGTATCGCCACGCACTGCCCCCGCCCCTTGGGGCGGGGAACGACTGCTGGAACAGCAGGAGTTTAAGCACCGCAGGTGCGAATGAGGAGGCCGGAGGCCGGGCGGGGTGGGGGTTGACGGGGGATGCTAACACGGTGAGTTTGAGCATCAATGGTATGAGTTGGAGACAGGGGGGGGGGGCACGCCCCCCCCGTCAGCCCCTCCCCCATGGCGATACTCCCACGGTCCACTGCACTGGGATCCCTCCTCATTTGTAGGTTTTTACGTGGCAAGACCCACAATCACTGGTGTTTTCCGCCTACCACGGCTTGCCCTCGCCAGGGTTTGTGCCTCCAAAACCCTCCATTCCCCCTCCTACTTCCCAAAATGCGGCAGAACCTCCTTTGTGTAAAACTCCATGAACTCCTGCTGCTGGCCCCCGATCTGGTGGATGCAGACGTGGTCGAACCCCTTCCCGATACTCTCCTCGATCTTCCTGATATGCGCCTCCGGGTCGGGCCCGCAGACCACATGCTTCGCCACGTCCTCCGGCGTCACCATCTTCGCCGCCTGCTCGTAGTGGGTCGGCGTGGGGAGGAGCCGGTTGAGTTCCCCGGCGTTTGCGGGAATCGGCCACTGTTCGTATGCGGTCCTCTGCCCTTCTTCCTCGGTCTGGGCCCAGCAGACCGAGTTCTCGATGTATGCCGGTTTATCGGCGCCCCCGGAGTCCCGGAAGATGATGAGGTTCTTCTCCGCGTTGCTGCCAGGGTTGATGAACCCGTCTCCGACCCGCGCGGCCATGGATGCGCTGATCGGGCCTTCGGACGCGATGTAGATCGGAGGGAGATCCTCCGGGAGCGAGAAGACCTGTGCGTTCTCGAGCGTGTAGAAGGCGCCGTAATAGTCCTGCATCCCGCCCTTCCAGAGCAGCCGGATCACCTCCACCGCCTCTTCGAGCATCTCGATCCTGACCGGCGCCGGAGGCCAGTGGCTGCCGAAGACGTGCTCGTTGAGGTTCTCACCCGACCCGAGGCCGAGGGCAAACCGTCCCGGCATCATTATGGCGGCGGTTGCGGCGGCCTGGGCGATGATCCCGGGGTGGATCCGGATCGTCGGGCAGGTGACGCCCGTCACCAGTCGGAGATCCGCCGTCACCTGCGAGATGCCGCCGATCACGCCCCAGGCAAACGGGCTCTGCCCCTGCCTGCTCGTCCAGGGGTGGTAGTGATCCGATATCATGGCAAACGTAAATCCGGCATCTTCCGCCTGGCGGGCGTTGCAGACGAGTTCCAGGGGGCCGTGCTCCTCGCATGCCAGTTTATAACCGATCTCGACCATCCGTCATCACATCCGTGTCGCCGGCCACCTCAAGCATCTCATGGGATATAGGTTTCCCCCGGCCCGGCACCAGATAAATAGAACCCTCGCCATACTGTACTGCATGGCAACGCCTACTCTCCAGGTGGCGCTCGATCTCCTCGAGCTCGATCGTGCGGTTGAGATCGCAGGTGAAGCAGTCCGTGGCGGTGCGGACTGGATCGAGGTCGGGACACCCCTGATCAAGAGCGAGGGGATGCAGGCCGTACGGACGCTCCGGGAACGTTTTCCTGATCGTGAGATCGTCGCGGATATGAAGATCGCCGATACCGGGGCCGTCGAGGTGGAGATGGCGGCGAAGTCCGGCGCCGGGATCGTCTGCATCCTCGCCGATGCCGATGATGCCGTCATCGTCGAGGCGGTGCGCTCCGCCCGCAAGTACGGCGTCCGGCTCATGGCCGACCTCATCAACGTCGTCGACCCCGTCTCCCGCTCGCGGGAACTTGCCGCGCTCGGTGTCGACTACATCAACGCCCATGTGGGCATCGACCAGCAGATGATCGGCAGATCGTCGCTCGACCTCCTCCGCCGCCTCGCAGGAGAGGTGGGCGTCCCGATCGCCGTTGCGGGCGGGCTCGATGCAGCAACCGCATCCGAGGCGGTCGCCGCAGGTGCCTCGGTCGTCATCGTGGGAGGGAACATCGTCAAGGCCGCCGACGTGACCGGGGCGGCGCGGCAGGTCAGGGAGGCCATCGACCGGCCGGAAGTCCGGCAGCGGGAGGAGGAGAGCCCGGAGGCTGCTATCCGCCGCCTCTTCGAAGCGGTCTCCGCACCGAACGTCACCGACGCCATGCACCGGAAGGGCGCGATGGCGGGGATCGTCTCGATCTGCGGCGGGGTAAAGGCGGTCGGCCGGGCGGTGACCGTCCGGACTGTCGCCGGGGACTGGGCAAAACCCGTCGAGGCGATCGATCTTGCCGGGCCTGGCGACGTTCTCGTCGCCAGCAATGACGGGAGGACGGACGTCGCTCCCTGGGGGGAACTCGCCACCCATTCTGCGAAGAACCGGGGGGTTGCCGGCGTCGTGATCGACGGAGCGGTCCGGGACGTCGACGACATCCGGGAGATGAAGTTCCCGGTCTTCGCCACGGCGACTGTCCCGAACGCCGGTGACCCGAAGGGTCTTGGGGAGATCAACACCGAGATCACCTGCTGCGGCCAGGAGGTGCGGCCGGGAGACTGGATCGTCGCCGACGAGAGCGGGGTCGTGGTGGTTCCCCGGGAGCGCGCGTACGAGGTTGCCCGGCGCGCGGTGGAGGTCAAAAAGACCGAAGAGCGGATCCGGGAGGAGATCCGGCGCGGAAAGACGCTCTCAGAGGTCTCCGAACTCCTGAAATGGGAGAAACGGCACTGACCGGCGGCGCCCCTGCCTTTATCTGAAGGCGTGACACAGGTAGATCATCCGACACCCGAACGGTTTTCCGGGGAGGAGCGGCGGCATGTTGCAGGAGATCAGGGAGGAGGTCGTAGGGGTCGTCCAGGCAGTCCTCCCGATCATCCTGATCATCGTCATCCTCGAGGTCGGGGTGCTCCGTGCGGCGCCGTCTGATCTCCTCCTGTTCCTGCTCGGGAGCGGCATGGTTGTTCTCGGAATTGCCCTCTTTCTCTCCGGCGTGAAGGCGGGCCTCCTCCCCATCGGCGATGCAATCGGGTCGGAACTCCCTGCCCGGGGTTCACTCGCACTGGTCATTGCGGGAACGTTCTTTTTCGGCCTCCTGACGACCATCGCGGAGCCGAATATCCGTATCCTCGCGGGCATGCTCGACACCGCCTCGGGAGGCGGCATCCCGTCCGGTCCCCTGATCCTTGTGATCGCGGTCAGCGTCGGGTTCATTGTCACCATAGGAGTCCTTCGCATCATCTTCGGATTCCCTCTTGCTTACCTCTTTGCCGCCGGCTACGGTATCGTCCTTCTTCTTGCGCCGTTCACACCGCCGGATCTCCTCGCCGTCGCGGTTGATGCAGGCGGCGTGACAACCGGGCTCCTGGTGATTCCGGTCATCCTGGCGCTCGGGACCGGCGTCAGTTCGGTTCTCGCCGGGCGTTCGGCCCTCACGGACGGCTTCGGGCTGGTCGGGCTTGCCGCACTCGGTCCGGTCATCGGCGTCATGCTGGTGGGAGTGATCTATCTATGATCGTGGCGCCCCTCCTCGAGGGAATGGATCAGGTCTTTCTTGAGGTTGCGCAGGCGCTTCTACCCCTGCTCATCTTCTTCGGGGTCTTCCAGGTGCTCTTTCTGAAACTTCCGCGGGTCTACGTCATAAACCTCGTGCGGGGCATCCTGATCGCAGCCCTTGGCATGGCTCTCTTCCTCCAGGGCGTCAATGTTGCGTTCCTCCCGGCTGGCAGGGCGATCGGGGAGGCTGTCACCGCGTTCGGCCACCTGTGGCTGCTCATCCCGTTCGGATTTCTCCTTGGTTTTCTCGCCACCTACGCGGAGCCCGCGGTCCGGGTTCTTGGCTACCAGGTTGAAGAATCTTCGAGCGGCTACATCAAGGAATCCCTGATCGTCTACACCCTCTCTGTTGCGGTTGCGATCTCCGTAGCGCTCGGGATGGCCCGTCTCGTCTATGGCATTCCACTGCTCTCCATCATAATTCCCGGCTACCTCCTCGTCATCGTCCTTCTCCTCTTCACCGATCAGGATTTTGTCGGGATCGCGTTTGATTCAGGAGGTGTCGCCACCGGCCCGATGGCGGTCACCTTCCTCCTCTCCCTTGCCGTCGGAGTTGCGGCGGGGATCGAGGGCCGCAACCCCGTCGTTGACGGGTTCGGGCTGATCGCGCTGATAGCGCTTGCACCCATCCTCTCGGTGCTGGCGCTCGGCATCCTCTACCGGAGAACACGAGGTGAAGAAACTTGAGTAATGAGTCCGATAACGAACTGATTGTCACGATCGTAAAACGGGGCTGGTCCGAGCCGGTGCTTGCAGCGGCTCGCGGCGCCGGGGCTGAGGGAGGGACCATCATCTTTGGCCGCGGGACCGGTATCCGTGAAGTGAAATCTCTTCTCGGGATCGCTATCGAGCCCGAGAAAGAGATCATCTTAACCGTCGTCGCCGCCGACCGGGCGGACGCGGTGCTCGACGCGATCATCGCCGCCGCAGAACTGGATCAGCCGGGGATGGGCCTTGCATTCGTCCTTCCTATCCGGCGCGTTACGGGAAGGGTTCACATGTTCCGCAAAGGCGAGGCCGAGGACCCGGGAACGCCCCGGGAACCGGTTTGATCTTGAATTATCGGAAAAGGGATGCTTTGAGGAGTTCCCCGCCGTGGCCGAGGATCTGCCGGACGGCATCCTCAGCCTGGTCAACGCGCAGGATCAGGACCGCCGCGTCCTTCCCCGAGTAGGCGTAGGCATACTCGATGTTGATCCCGGCATCCCCGAGGATCGACGCGATGTCCGAGAGGCCGCCCGGCTCATCCCGCATCTTCACGCCGATGACGTCGGTGAACGAGACCCTGAACCCGAGATCGGTCAGTCTCCGGTGGGCGTCCTCCGGCCGGTCGACGAGCGCGCGGACGACACCGAACCCGTCCGCCTCGGCAATACTGAACGCAAATATGTTGATTCCCGCATCCCGGAGCGCACCGGCGATCGCCGCGAGGCGCCCCGGGCGGTTCTCCGAAAAGATCGAGATCTGTTTGACGATATACGACTTCTCCATTACAATGACCTCCTGTCAACAACCTTCTTCGACTTGCCTTCGAACCGCGGAAGAGTTCCCGGCTCGACCAGTTCGACGTCCACGCCCACGTTCAGCGAGCTCCGCAGGCGGTGCTCCACGACCTTCTTGATCACCATGAGTTCGGTGATCTTGTCGGAGAACGCCTCTTCGCTCACTTCCACCCGCACGAGCATGGAATCGAGCGCACCTTTGCGGTCGACGACGATCTGGAAGTGTCTGCCGACCTGGGGGATCTCGAGCAGCGCGTGCTCCACCTGCGACGGGAAGACGTTGATGCCCCGGACGATCAGCATGTCGTCCACCCTCCCGCGGATGCGGTTGATGCGCGGGTGGGTCCGGCCGCAGGCGCAGGGGCTCTCCTCGATGGCGGTGAGGTCGCCGATACGGTACCTGACCATGGGCAGCGCCTCTTTCTGCAGCATGGTGATGGTCAGCTCGCCCTGTTCGCCGGGCGCGAGCACCTCGCCGGTCGCGGGATCCACGATCTCGACGAGCGCGAGGTCGCCCCATATGTGGACACCCTGCTGCTCGGCGCACTCGGTGAACATCGGCCCGGAGAGTTCGCTCGTCCCGTATATGTCGTATGCGCGGATTCCGAGCCAGTCCTCGATCCGGCTCCGCATCTGCTCCGACCAGGGCTCGGCGCCGAGAAAGCCGATCCGCAGCTCGGTATCGTTCTTGATCGAGACGCCCATCTTCTCCGCCACCTCTCCCATGTGGAGGAGGTAGGAGGGGGTGCAGGCGATCGCGGTGACGTGGAGATCCTGCATCAGTTCGATCTGCCGCTCGGTGTTCCCGACGCTCGTCGGAAGGACGGTTGCGCCGACCCGTTCGGCGCCGTAGTGGGCGCCAAGGCCGCCGGTGAAGAGGCCGTAGCCGTAACTGACCTGGATGACGTCGCCCCGCCCGAGACCGCAGGAGGAGAAGCCCCGCGCCAGGGACTCGCTCCAGTTCTCGATATCCCGCTCCGTGTAGCCGACGACGGTCGGTTTCCCCGTCGTCCCGGAAGAGACGTGGTACCTGACCAGCTCATTCCGCTCGGCGGTGAAGATCCTGTCCGGGTAGCCGTCCCGCAGGTCGCTCTTGTACATGAACGGGAGTTTCGCGACATCTTCGAGCGTCCTGATATCGTCGGGGTGAACCTGGTGCTCCTTCATCCGGCTCCGGTAGAAGTCGTTGAAGCTGTAGAGCCGATATACCAGGGATTTGACGAGTTTGAACTGGAGGCGCCGCAGTTCGTCGAGCGGCATCTCCTCAATCCGCGGGTTCCACGGAGCCATCAGATCGCTCCCCGCCGGTCGATGACCCGTTTTGCCTTCCCCTCGAACCGGGGGAGCGTTCCCGGCTCGACCAGGGTCACCGCGGTCCGAAGGCCGAGCACGTTGTGAAGTTCGCCGGAGATCTTCTTCTGCATACGGGCGAGGTCCTGCAGTTCGCCGGAGAACCCCGCCCTGCTCATCTCTACCTCGATAGTCATCTCATCCAGATGTTTGACGCGATCGATATATACCATGAACTGCTCCCCGACCTCCGGGAGGGCGCGCAGCACGTGCTCGATCTGGGACGGAAAGACGTTGATCCCCCGGATGACCAGCATATCGTCGCTCCGGCCGGTGATCCGTTCGATCTTCTGTCCGCGCCCGCAGGCGCATCCATCCTCCATCAGCCGGGTCACGTCGCCGGTGCGGTAGCGGATGAGCGGCAGGGCCTCCTTGACGAGCGGGGTGATGACGAGTTCGCCCCGTTCGCCGGGAGCGAGACGCTCGCCCGTCTTCGGGTCGATGATCTCCGCAAGGTAGCAGTCGTGCCAGAGGTGGAGACCGTCCCTCTCCGGGCACTCGAACGCCACACCGGGGCCGTACATCTCCGAGAGCCCGTAACTGTCGTATGCCTTCACGCCGAGGCGCCGCTCGAGTTCTGCCCGCGTGTTCTCCGACCAGGGTTCGGCCCCGAATATCCCGGTCTTGAGGGAGTCCAGCGTCTTTCCCATCGACTCGGCCACCTCGGCGAGGTGGAGGGCATAACTCGGAGTGCAGTGGATCGCGGTCACCCCGAAGTCCTCGATCATCTCGATCTGGCGCCGGGTGTTTCCGGTCGCGCTCGGGAGCACGGTCGCCCCGATCTTCTCGGCGCCGTAATGGAACCCGAGCCCCCCGGTGAAGAGGCCG from Methanoculleus chikugoensis encodes the following:
- a CDS encoding P-II family nitrogen regulator — its product is MKMVTAVIRPEMFDAVRTALEAGGIYGMTVSEVIGRGAQKGIALKFRGKTVPVELIPKVKIEMVVRDADVDRVIGICRANGRTGKPGDGRIFVLPVESICRVRTDLEELEDPEEA
- a CDS encoding TIGR03557 family F420-dependent LLM class oxidoreductase; this encodes MVEIGYKLACEEHGPLELVCNARQAEDAGFTFAMISDHYHPWTSRQGQSPFAWGVIGGISQVTADLRLVTGVTCPTIRIHPGIIAQAAATAAIMMPGRFALGLGSGENLNEHVFGSHWPPAPVRIEMLEEAVEVIRLLWKGGMQDYYGAFYTLENAQVFSLPEDLPPIYIASEGPISASMAARVGDGFINPGSNAEKNLIIFRDSGGADKPAYIENSVCWAQTEEEGQRTAYEQWPIPANAGELNRLLPTPTHYEQAAKMVTPEDVAKHVVCGPDPEAHIRKIEESIGKGFDHVCIHQIGGQQQEFMEFYTKEVLPHFGK
- the hxlA gene encoding 3-hexulose-6-phosphate synthase translates to MATPTLQVALDLLELDRAVEIAGEAVRGGADWIEVGTPLIKSEGMQAVRTLRERFPDREIVADMKIADTGAVEVEMAAKSGAGIVCILADADDAVIVEAVRSARKYGVRLMADLINVVDPVSRSRELAALGVDYINAHVGIDQQMIGRSSLDLLRRLAGEVGVPIAVAGGLDAATASEAVAAGASVVIVGGNIVKAADVTGAARQVREAIDRPEVRQREEESPEAAIRRLFEAVSAPNVTDAMHRKGAMAGIVSICGGVKAVGRAVTVRTVAGDWAKPVEAIDLAGPGDVLVASNDGRTDVAPWGELATHSAKNRGVAGVVIDGAVRDVDDIREMKFPVFATATVPNAGDPKGLGEINTEITCCGQEVRPGDWIVADESGVVVVPRERAYEVARRAVEVKKTEERIREEIRRGKTLSEVSELLKWEKRH
- a CDS encoding DUF1538 domain-containing protein, producing the protein MLQEIREEVVGVVQAVLPIILIIVILEVGVLRAAPSDLLLFLLGSGMVVLGIALFLSGVKAGLLPIGDAIGSELPARGSLALVIAGTFFFGLLTTIAEPNIRILAGMLDTASGGGIPSGPLILVIAVSVGFIVTIGVLRIIFGFPLAYLFAAGYGIVLLLAPFTPPDLLAVAVDAGGVTTGLLVIPVILALGTGVSSVLAGRSALTDGFGLVGLAALGPVIGVMLVGVIYL
- a CDS encoding DUF1538 domain-containing protein, which encodes MIVAPLLEGMDQVFLEVAQALLPLLIFFGVFQVLFLKLPRVYVINLVRGILIAALGMALFLQGVNVAFLPAGRAIGEAVTAFGHLWLLIPFGFLLGFLATYAEPAVRVLGYQVEESSSGYIKESLIVYTLSVAVAISVALGMARLVYGIPLLSIIIPGYLLVIVLLLFTDQDFVGIAFDSGGVATGPMAVTFLLSLAVGVAAGIEGRNPVVDGFGLIALIALAPILSVLALGILYRRTRGEET
- a CDS encoding P-II family nitrogen regulator, producing MSNESDNELIVTIVKRGWSEPVLAAARGAGAEGGTIIFGRGTGIREVKSLLGIAIEPEKEIILTVVAADRADAVLDAIIAAAELDQPGMGLAFVLPIRRVTGRVHMFRKGEAEDPGTPREPV
- a CDS encoding ACT domain-containing protein; this translates as MEKSYIVKQISIFSENRPGRLAAIAGALRDAGINIFAFSIAEADGFGVVRALVDRPEDAHRRLTDLGFRVSFTDVIGVKMRDEPGGLSDIASILGDAGINIEYAYAYSGKDAAVLILRVDQAEDAVRQILGHGGELLKASLFR
- a CDS encoding phenylacetate--CoA ligase family protein; the protein is MAPWNPRIEEMPLDELRRLQFKLVKSLVYRLYSFNDFYRSRMKEHQVHPDDIRTLEDVAKLPFMYKSDLRDGYPDRIFTAERNELVRYHVSSGTTGKPTVVGYTERDIENWSESLARGFSSCGLGRGDVIQVSYGYGLFTGGLGAHYGAERVGATVLPTSVGNTERQIELMQDLHVTAIACTPSYLLHMGEVAEKMGVSIKNDTELRIGFLGAEPWSEQMRSRIEDWLGIRAYDIYGTSELSGPMFTECAEQQGVHIWGDLALVEIVDPATGEVLAPGEQGELTITMLQKEALPMVRYRIGDLTAIEESPCACGRTHPRINRIRGRVDDMLIVRGINVFPSQVEHALLEIPQVGRHFQIVVDRKGALDSMLVRVEVSEEAFSDKITELMVIKKVVEHRLRSSLNVGVDVELVEPGTLPRFEGKSKKVVDRRSL
- a CDS encoding phenylacetate--CoA ligase family protein yields the protein MFWNRAMETIRPDELADLQLKRLKWSLHQAQKVGLYQRKLKEAGISPDEIRTLDDVEKLPFTYKKELQAGYPFGLFATPLKEIVRIHTTSGTTGKPTVVGYTRQDLDNWSELIARNLTMIGLSEDDVFQNAVNYGLFTGGLGFHYGAEKIGATVLPSATGNTRRQIEMIEDFGVTAIHCTPSYALHLAEVAESMGKTLDSLKTGIFGAEPWSENTRAELERRLGVKAYDSYGLSEMYGPGVAFECPERDGLHLWHDCYLAEIIDPKTGERLAPGERGELVITPLVKEALPLIRYRTGDVTRLMEDGCACGRGQKIERITGRSDDMLVIRGINVFPSQIEHVLRALPEVGEQFMVYIDRVKHLDEMTIEVEMSRAGFSGELQDLARMQKKISGELHNVLGLRTAVTLVEPGTLPRFEGKAKRVIDRRGAI